A genome region from Hevea brasiliensis isolate MT/VB/25A 57/8 chromosome 7, ASM3005281v1, whole genome shotgun sequence includes the following:
- the LOC110672024 gene encoding cytochrome P450 CYP82D47: protein MDFSSNFVAILGVLALVLLYNLRRGKKYSSKERSLPPQIPGALPIIGHLHQLGARKPFARILGDVADKYGPIFSINMGMHRTVVISSQHIMKEFYTTNDKFVASRPQSSQSKHLAYNYAAFGISPYGSYWREVRKLAIVELLSPKRLKLLKDVRTSEVSLVNKDLFRQWKENKNNPVKVNMSDLFKHLVLNMITRMVAGKRYFEGDNNGHDEKGRPIGEVMREFMYFAGASVPSDLIPFLGWTEFMYGSVKSMKKINKELDSIIDAWVQEHELRRLNGEVETKQDFIDVLLSAVQDDSQFGNSRGTVIKATIMTLIVGGSDTTSITMIWMLANLLNNRRELQLAQEEIDQKVGRDRPVEESDVENLVYLKAIIKETLRLYPAGPLAVPREAMEDCTLCGYHIPKGTRFLTNLWKLHRDASVWPNPEEFKPDRFLTTHTHVDLLGQNFELVPFGSGRRSCPGLNFALQVVQLGMARLLQGFNFTTPNNEPVDMTESLTLSLCKETPLEVMLTPRLAPELYQY from the exons ATGGATTTCTCTTCAAATTTTGTAGCAATTCTAGGAGTCCTAGCTCTAGTCCTGCTTTATAATCTGCGGAGGGGAAAGAAATATAGCAGTAAGGAGCGCTCTTTGCCCCCACAAATTCCTGGTGCCCTGCCAATTATAGGTCACCTTCATCAACTTGGTGCCAGGAAACCGTTTGCCAGAATCTTGGGTGATGTAGCTGATAAATATGGCCCTATCTTCTCCATCAACATGGGGATGCACCGCACAGTGGTGATCAGCAGTCAACATATAATGAAAGAGTTCTATACCACAAATGACAAATTCGTAGCTTCACGCCCACAATCAAGCCAGTCAAAGCACCTAGCCTACAACTATGCAGCCTTTGGTATCTCGCCTTACGGTTCCTATTGGCGTGAAGTGCGTAAGCTCGCCATCGTCGAGCTCCTCTCCCCCAAAAGGCTCAAGTTGTTGAAGGATGTTCGAACATCTGAAGTGAGTCTTGTCAACAAGGATCTATTCAGGCAATGGAAGGAAAATAAGAACAATCCAGTCAAGGTTAACATGAGCGACTTGTTTAAACATTTGGTGCTCAATATGATAACAAGAATGGTGGCAGGAAAGCGATACTTCGAAGGTGACAATAATGGGCACGATGAAAAGGGACGTCCCATTGGAGAAGTCATGAGGGAATTCATGTATTTTGCTGGTGCTTCTGTTCCTTCTGACTTGATTCCTTTTCTAGGATGGACGGAATTCATGTATGGGTCTGTGAAATCTATGAAGAAGATTAACAAGGAATTGGATTCCATTATAGATGCCTGGGTTCAAGAACATGAGTTGAGAAGGCTCAACGGTGAGGTGGAGACCAAGCAGGATTTCATAGATGTTTTGCTATCTGCAGTTCAGGATGATTCCCAATTCGGCAATTCTCGTGGAACAGTTATCAAAGCAACAATAAtg ACTCTTATCGTCGGTGGGTCCGATACAACATCTATCACCATGATATGGATGTTGGCCAATTTGTTGAACAACAGGCGTGAATTGCAGCTTGCCCAAGAGGAGATAGATCAGAAAGTTGGAAGGGACAGACCCGTAGAAGAATCAGACGTCGAAAACTTAGTGTACCTCAAAGCAATCATTAAAGAAACACTGAGATTATACCCAGCAGGTCCCCTGGCAGTTCCTCGCGAGGCAATGGAAGATTGCACCCTGTGCGGATACCATATTCCAAAGGGCACTCGTTTTTTGACAAACTTATGGAAGTTGCATCGCGACGCTAGTGTGTGGCCGAATCCTGAAGAGTTCAAGCCAGATAGATTTCTGACAACCCATACACACGTAGACCTTTTGGGTCAAAATTTCGAGCTCGTGCCATTTGGTTCAGGGAGAAGGTCCTGTCCAGGCCTCAACTTTGCTTTGCAAGTAGTACAACTGGGAATGGCTAGGCTGCTCCAAGGATTCAACTTCACGACACCAAACAATGAGCCCGTGGACATGACTGAGAGCTTAACCTTATCCTTGTGCAAGGAAACTCCTCTGGAAGTTATGCTCACCCCACGTCTCGCTCCTGAGCTTTACCAGTACTAA
- the LOC131181630 gene encoding uncharacterized protein LOC131181630: MDLQQVKETSFPTKVEAATQVSADKGESNKVGESPAAMAHESEQVAEPEPEPAVEAPVEHASDQVIEPEIEPATDVPIEHEKTVEPKIEPPVEPQSAPPVDITAAPIQQKEASLKDHQESAPTQLSAAAAPAATKGKKRYKSTMSNPYQTLAAALQPPSDEDESPKDDQLADQAPQPPVIKLPRKKMVPSKSTCRSKRLK, translated from the coding sequence ATGGATCTTCAGCAGGTCAAGGAAACTAGTTTTCCAACCAAAGTTGAGGCTGCTACTCAAGTCTCTGCTGATAAGGGTGAGAGTAATAAGGTTGGTGAGTCTCCAGCTGCTATGGCACATGAAAGTGAGCAAGTGGCTGAACCTGAGCCTGAACCTGCAGTAGAAGCCCCTGTTGAGCATGCTAGTGACCAGGTCATTGAACCTGAAATTGAGCCTGCAACTGATGTCCCTATTGAACATGAAAAGACTGTAGAACCCAAAATTGAGCCACCTGTTGAACCTCAAAGTGCACCACCTGTTGACATTACTGCTGCCCCTATACAGCAGAAGGAAGCTTCTCTCAAGGATCACCAAGAGAGTGCTCCAACTCAGCTATCTGCAGCTGCTGCCCCTGCAGCCACAAAAGGTAAGAAACGGTACAAGTCAACTATGTCCAATCCATATCAGACACTAGCTGCTGCCCTTCAACCaccatctgatgaagatgagtCACCGAAGGATGATCAATTGGCTGACCAAGCACCTCAGCCCCCTGTTATTAAACTCCCTAGGAAGAAGATGGTGCCTTCCAAATCCACTTGCAGAAGTAAAAGACTTAAATAG